The following are encoded in a window of Harmonia axyridis chromosome 7, icHarAxyr1.1, whole genome shotgun sequence genomic DNA:
- the LOC123685267 gene encoding uncharacterized protein LOC123685267 — protein sequence MALNRFHALERRLNRDKVLKNDYCDFMKEYIELSHMRKLEVFDINKKCLDGYFLPHHAVIKNTSITTRTRNVFDASAKSDNGISLNDVQYVGPTLQDDLFSILLGFRQHKFVLNADISKMYRQIRIDPSERKYLRIFWRDNDGEQIQCYELNTVTYGTSSAPYLAVRCLRQMGIENNDEYPIASKVILKDFYIDDLLTGSDSLSELREIQRDVTNILRSGGFQLRKWLCNNKELLKEINVDENLSSGILHLGKEENNKTFGIYWNAFNDNIQYSIKDFEVVERLSKRIILSMTSQIFDPLGLVGPIVVIAKMFLQRLWQEKLDWDQQVSNHLSVTWNNFCKELLLSNNLKIPRYVCCENYTIIEIHAFSDASEKAYGACIYISCRVQDKPYRTQLLCSKSRVCPLKQISLPRLELCAAELLAKLMRKVIRASEITFDQCFYWTDSTVVLGWINGCPSQWKTFVANRVSSIQNLSKPSQWYHIAGKLNPADLLSRGTTVTNLLECDIWWKGPHFLANRDRSEFVLDLPYRELPEKRILVNFCQKTNQLELPFTKFSRFKKLQRTIAYCKNGLLNIKSYSCTKLKIS from the coding sequence ATGGCATTGAATCGGTTTCATGCATTGGAGAGACGTCTAAACAGAGATAAAGTTTTGAAAAATGATTACTGCGACTTTATGAAAGAATACATCGAACTAAGTCATATGCGCAAATTGGAAGTTTTCGATATAAACAAGAAATGTCTAGACGGCTACTTTCTTCCTCATCACGCAGTAATAAAAAACACAAGTATAACCACAAGAACTCGAAATGTCTTCGACGCGTCAGCTAAATCTGACAACGGGATTTCGCTGAATGATGTTCAGTACGTCGGACCTACACTACAAGATGATCTTTTCTCCATATTATTGGGATTCAGACAACATAAATTTGTCTTAAATgctgatatttcaaaaatgtatcgcCAAATTCGTATAGACCCTAGCGAGAGAAAatatttaagaattttttggaGAGATAATGATGGAGAACAGATACAATGCTACGAACTGAACACCGTAACGTATGGAACTTCATCTGCACCATACTTAGCTGTGCGTTGTCTTCGGCAAATGGGTATAGAGAATAATGATGAATACCCAATCGCGAGCAAAGTAATTTTAAAAGATTTTTATATTGACGATCTATTAACAGGGTCAGACAGCCTTTCTGAATTACGCGAAATCCAAAGAGACGTCACGAATATATTAAGGTCTGGAGGTTTTCAATTGCGTAAATGGTTATGTAACAACAAGGAATTATTAAAAGAAATTAatgttgatgaaaatttatCTTCAGGAATTTTACATTTAGGAAAAGaggaaaacaataaaactttCGGTATTTATTGGAACGCATTTAATGATAATATACAATATTCAATTAAAGATTTCGAAGTTGTAGAAAGGTTATCGAAACGAATCATTTTGTCTATGACAAGTCAAATCTTCGATCCTTTGGGATTAGTTGGCCCTATCGTAGTTATAGCGAAAATGTTTCTGCAACGTTTATGGCAAGAAAAACTAGATTGGGATCAGCAAGTGTCCAATCATCTTAGTGTCACTTGGAACAATTTCTGTAAAGAATTATTACTATCAAATAATCTTAAAATTCCAAGATATGTTTGTTGCGAAAATTATACAATTATCGAAATACACGCGTTTTCAGATGCATCCGAAAAGGCATACGGTGCATGTATTTACATTTCTTGTAGAGTACAAGATAAGCCTTACAGGACTCAATTACTATGTTCCAAATCCAGAGTTtgtccgttgaaacaaatttcaCTGCCTCGCCTAGAATTATGCGCAGCCGAACTTTTAGCTAAATTAATGCGAAAGGTAATTAGGGCTAGTGAAATTACATTTGATCAATGTTTTTATTGGACGGATTCCACTGTGGTACTAGGTTGGATAAACGGATGCCCCAGTCAGTGGAAAACATTTGTCGCGAACCGAGTCTCTAGTATACAAAATTTATCAAAGCCAAGTCAATGGTACCACATTGCTGGCAAACTCAATCCAGCTGATTTATTGTCACGAGGTACAACGGTGACTAATCTTTTAGAATGCGATATTTGGTGGAAAGGTCCACATTTCTTGGCGAACAGAGACAGATCTGAATTTGTACTAGATTTACCATACCGAGAATTGCCTGAAAAAAGAATATTAGttaatttttgtcaaaaaacGAATCAATTGGAACTTCCGTTTACTAAATTCTCAAGATTTAAAAAATTACAGAGAACAATAGCCTACTGTAAAAACGGACTCTTGAATATTAAAAGCTATTCGTgtaccaaattgaaaatctctTAA